One part of the Bdellovibrio sp. KM01 genome encodes these proteins:
- the spoVG gene encoding septation regulator SpoVG, with protein MKVTEVKVFPVNEDRLKAYVSITLDGCFVVRDLKVIQGTSGLFVAMPSKKRKDGQFRDIAHPLNQETRAMIEDMVFEAYENELKSMGETLVNLKRQKAPGSDYGSDDY; from the coding sequence ATGAAAGTCACCGAAGTGAAAGTATTCCCGGTCAATGAGGATCGCCTCAAGGCCTACGTCTCCATCACCCTTGATGGCTGTTTCGTAGTCCGCGATCTGAAAGTCATTCAAGGCACCAGCGGCTTGTTCGTCGCGATGCCCTCTAAAAAAAGAAAAGACGGCCAATTCCGCGATATCGCCCACCCTCTGAACCAAGAGACGCGTGCGATGATCGAGGATATGGTTTTTGAAGCTTACGAAAACGAATTAAAGTCCATGGGAGAAACCTTGGTTAACCTGAAACGCCAGAAGGCGCCAGGCTCGGACTACGGTAGCGACGACTACTAA
- a CDS encoding TetR/AcrR family transcriptional regulator — protein MANKADSKEQKQVAVSLAILEVIERDGLNGVTHSKVSRKSGVSRAWIYEYIGKEKSDLIEYAGEIFTSFFARTKKADRPKTRAELVQRLEEGTEFVLQAVQANPVIIKLHYRFRGTDTAIGKVIAKYEKYWIGNTSKSLMEIMGMSSAEASAFAEMVMVLRLGFAFRVVTSKDSSRVLREAKLAMNFIDGLRNE, from the coding sequence ATGGCGAATAAGGCTGATTCTAAAGAGCAAAAGCAGGTGGCAGTGTCACTCGCTATTCTAGAGGTTATTGAGCGCGATGGCTTAAATGGGGTGACTCATTCAAAGGTATCTCGTAAATCAGGTGTTTCCCGTGCCTGGATCTATGAATATATCGGGAAAGAGAAGTCGGACCTGATCGAGTACGCGGGGGAGATTTTTACTTCATTCTTTGCGCGTACTAAAAAGGCGGATCGTCCTAAGACTCGTGCTGAGTTAGTACAGCGTTTGGAAGAGGGCACTGAGTTCGTGCTTCAAGCGGTGCAGGCGAATCCGGTTATTATTAAGCTTCACTATCGTTTTCGTGGGACTGATACGGCGATTGGGAAAGTGATTGCTAAGTATGAGAAGTATTGGATTGGGAATACTTCTAAGAGCCTTATGGAGATTATGGGAATGAGTTCGGCAGAGGCGAGTGCTTTTGCGGAGATGGTGATGGTGCTCCGGCTTGGGTTTGCTTTTCGGGTGGTGACTTCGAAGGATTCTTCGCGGGTTTTGCGGGAGGCGAAGTTGGCGATGAATTTCATTGATGGCCTTCGTAATGAATAA
- a CDS encoding mobilome CxxCx(11)CxxC protein, with protein sequence MNPMTTNTRTLVQQARMNELSGKHAHSKLLKKPLFITKFSEILCIAIPIVYFLPSEIVTSYLGGQRVGAVLAVLLLIVSIVRHIFRWDDNLVGHRTYMAKNHRSASRALEILTDQNATEEEALEYLRGQSDSTIEEMSLFEGIPEKVQQYAYRMALKEFSPAQISYAICANCKKSVWSFKKGSCQLCGGNG encoded by the coding sequence ATGAATCCAATGACGACCAATACTCGCACCCTTGTACAACAAGCTCGAATGAATGAGTTGTCGGGCAAACATGCTCACTCAAAACTTCTAAAAAAACCACTTTTCATTACAAAATTCAGTGAGATTCTCTGTATTGCAATTCCGATCGTATACTTTCTTCCATCCGAAATCGTAACATCATATTTAGGTGGACAACGTGTTGGAGCAGTCTTAGCTGTTCTTCTTCTGATCGTTTCAATTGTCAGACACATATTCCGTTGGGATGACAATCTAGTTGGCCATCGCACATATATGGCAAAGAACCATCGTTCCGCCTCACGCGCTTTAGAAATTTTAACTGATCAAAATGCAACCGAAGAAGAGGCATTGGAATACCTCCGTGGACAATCAGATTCAACCATTGAAGAAATGAGCCTATTTGAAGGAATTCCGGAAAAGGTTCAACAATACGCTTATCGAATGGCCTTAAAAGAATTCTCGCCAGCCCAAATTAGCTACGCAATCTGTGCAAACTGTAAAAAATCGGTTTGGAGTTTTAAGAAAGGTAGCTGCCAACTCTGTGGCGGCAATGGTTAA
- a CDS encoding SDR family oxidoreductase, translating into MEQKLSGKTALVTGGTSGIGLQTVKRFVREGAHVFIVGRRQSELDKTAKELGSQVTAIQGDISNLKDLDRVMAQIQSSGKKLDILFANAGGGSFAPLGAISEAQFDKEFGINVKGTVFTVQKALPVLKDGASIILAGSTAALQGMPAFSVYAATKAAIRSLARGWSNDLKDRKIRVNTIMPGLIPTEGYQTELGLTPEQIDQFAAQASMQIPLGRPGSTDEIAKAVLFLASDDSSYVTGIELVVDGGMTQV; encoded by the coding sequence ATGGAACAAAAACTATCAGGTAAAACAGCACTAGTAACTGGCGGCACAAGCGGTATCGGCTTACAAACAGTTAAAAGATTCGTTCGCGAAGGAGCCCACGTCTTTATCGTCGGACGCAGACAATCTGAGCTGGATAAAACAGCTAAGGAGCTAGGCTCTCAAGTAACAGCCATCCAAGGGGACATTTCAAATCTTAAAGACCTTGATCGCGTTATGGCGCAAATCCAATCCTCCGGCAAAAAACTCGATATCCTTTTCGCCAATGCAGGCGGCGGAAGTTTTGCTCCGCTAGGTGCGATTTCCGAAGCACAGTTCGATAAGGAATTCGGTATCAACGTCAAAGGCACAGTCTTTACGGTACAAAAAGCGTTACCTGTCTTAAAAGACGGAGCCTCCATCATCTTGGCTGGTTCCACAGCAGCTCTTCAAGGTATGCCAGCATTCAGCGTTTATGCAGCGACAAAAGCAGCCATTCGTTCATTGGCTCGCGGTTGGTCTAACGATTTGAAAGATCGCAAAATCCGCGTGAATACCATTATGCCTGGCCTTATTCCCACTGAAGGATATCAAACAGAGTTAGGGCTTACCCCAGAGCAAATCGATCAGTTTGCAGCTCAAGCCTCCATGCAAATTCCATTGGGCAGACCCGGCTCTACAGATGAAATCGCGAAAGCCGTTTTATTCTTAGCTTCTGATGACAGCAGCTATGTAACAGGCATCGAGCTTGTCGTCGATGGCGGCATGACTCAAGTTTAG
- a CDS encoding nuclear transport factor 2 family protein, with the protein MYNQIESVNPFASPALANRQKVVGGNSKNEEIIRGLYAIAEKQDAKAFANLFTEDGHFWDVSAGMNYYGQDTGKVVDIYAKAFPDMHRELYSMWTVGDMVFVELSLNGTQSGALGFPIGDLPATNKKMSTPCFDVFRIKDGKVVSFHCYTAATQLLGQLGVLGNLSGSLVAR; encoded by the coding sequence ATGTACAACCAAATCGAATCCGTAAATCCGTTCGCTTCCCCTGCCCTTGCAAACCGTCAAAAAGTCGTCGGTGGCAATTCAAAAAATGAAGAGATCATTCGCGGGCTTTATGCCATCGCTGAAAAACAAGACGCAAAAGCCTTTGCAAATCTTTTCACCGAAGACGGTCACTTCTGGGATGTCTCTGCTGGCATGAACTATTACGGCCAAGACACTGGCAAAGTTGTCGACATCTATGCCAAAGCATTCCCCGACATGCACCGCGAGCTTTACAGCATGTGGACCGTCGGAGACATGGTGTTTGTGGAACTCTCACTGAATGGAACACAAAGTGGCGCTTTGGGATTTCCAATAGGTGATCTGCCTGCAACGAATAAAAAAATGAGCACACCGTGCTTTGATGTTTTCAGAATCAAAGATGGAAAAGTTGTTTCATTCCACTGTTACACAGCCGCGACGCAACTTTTGGGACAATTAGGAGTTCTGGGGAATCTTAGTGGCTCTTTAGTTGCCCGCTAA
- a CDS encoding ATP-dependent endonuclease — protein MHLSEVEICNFRLFSHLKLILNQGINIFVGENDAGKTAFVDAIRLTLGTSTSDRYFIQPSDFNEESSEFSIKLKFEDLDRFGHILLEHLTYESAVGEMNTAVLYVTLTATLTGAEKRGVPIVKTELRSGADGGGPQIDAEIRSFLATTYLKPLRDAESELSSGRGSRLSQILGSSNALKDQSKADLILKTIADANSTLVKDGSPISDTSIIIRDKYLHKLIFETDKSSLQAIIDIAGVKNIEGLSEGEKRRYLKTVLESLRLSLSHVHRTHGLGYHNILFMAAELLLLEQELESESPLLLIEEPEAHLHPQLQLKLLNFLVEKAKSKENQTGLQVILTTHSPTLTSNANPHNLIVMSKGVGYSLRASETLLDVDDYSFIQKFLEATKANLFFSRGVLLVEGDSENILLPTLARLLNAPLENYGVTVVNVGNTSWKRYAKIFLRKNSSEVMPIKVAVMRDLDLWPDCAELVIENKYGFKIRKDNNAFYWASNANDDERRSELKCGLEMQNVKIFISDKWTFEFCLAYYGLFEECVNSIHGFKSNGDETLKIPVVDHCTIEGDLENKATYVLREIESSKTDFAVQMAKILEEKYRDKPTELKSLLPPYIVNAISFATGVEV, from the coding sequence ATGCATTTGTCAGAAGTTGAGATTTGTAATTTTAGATTGTTTTCCCATCTTAAGTTGATCCTTAACCAAGGAATAAATATTTTCGTCGGCGAAAATGATGCTGGTAAAACGGCTTTCGTGGATGCAATTAGGTTAACACTTGGCACAAGCACTTCAGACCGATATTTTATACAGCCTTCTGATTTTAACGAAGAGTCGAGCGAATTTTCGATTAAATTGAAATTTGAGGATTTGGACAGGTTTGGCCATATTCTTTTAGAACATCTGACTTATGAAAGCGCAGTAGGCGAAATGAACACTGCGGTCTTGTACGTTACCCTGACTGCAACTCTCACTGGGGCAGAGAAACGTGGGGTACCCATTGTTAAAACTGAATTGCGTTCTGGAGCAGACGGCGGAGGGCCGCAGATTGATGCTGAAATCCGATCTTTTCTGGCGACGACATACTTGAAACCATTGAGAGATGCCGAATCGGAACTTTCATCAGGACGAGGATCTCGGTTGTCTCAAATATTAGGATCCTCTAATGCGTTAAAGGATCAATCAAAAGCGGATTTGATTTTAAAGACAATTGCAGATGCAAATTCGACTTTGGTTAAAGATGGGTCTCCTATTTCGGATACTTCCATTATTATAAGAGACAAGTATCTACATAAATTAATTTTCGAAACAGATAAATCTTCTTTACAAGCAATCATTGATATTGCTGGCGTCAAAAATATTGAAGGACTTTCAGAAGGTGAAAAAAGGCGGTATCTCAAAACAGTTTTGGAAAGCTTGAGGCTGAGTCTTTCGCATGTTCACCGGACTCACGGTTTGGGGTATCATAACATTCTATTTATGGCGGCAGAGCTATTGTTGCTAGAGCAGGAGCTTGAATCTGAATCACCACTTTTATTGATAGAGGAGCCGGAAGCACATCTTCATCCTCAGCTACAGCTAAAATTACTGAACTTTTTGGTTGAAAAAGCTAAATCAAAAGAAAATCAAACTGGTTTACAGGTGATACTTACAACGCACAGTCCAACTTTAACTTCAAATGCAAATCCTCATAATCTCATAGTTATGAGCAAAGGAGTGGGATATTCATTGCGAGCAAGTGAAACATTATTGGACGTGGATGACTATTCTTTTATTCAAAAATTTCTTGAGGCGACGAAGGCCAATTTATTCTTCTCAAGAGGAGTCCTTCTTGTCGAAGGAGACTCTGAGAATATTCTCCTACCAACGCTTGCGCGCCTTTTGAACGCACCGTTGGAAAACTATGGTGTTACAGTTGTAAATGTCGGAAATACCAGTTGGAAAAGATATGCAAAAATATTTTTGCGGAAGAATTCTTCCGAAGTTATGCCTATAAAGGTCGCTGTGATGCGAGATTTGGATTTATGGCCAGATTGTGCCGAACTTGTCATTGAAAATAAATATGGGTTTAAAATCAGAAAAGACAACAATGCATTCTATTGGGCAAGTAATGCTAATGACGACGAACGACGATCCGAGTTGAAGTGTGGTTTGGAGATGCAGAATGTGAAGATATTTATTTCAGATAAATGGACTTTTGAATTTTGCTTGGCATATTACGGCCTATTTGAAGAATGTGTTAATTCGATCCATGGATTCAAATCGAATGGCGACGAGACTTTAAAAATTCCTGTTGTCGATCATTGCACCATCGAGGGTGATCTTGAAAACAAAGCCACATATGTTTTGCGCGAAATCGAAAGCTCAAAGACAGATTTTGCGGTTCAAATGGCGAAAATTCTTGAGGAGAAGTATCGAGACAAGCCGACGGAATTAAAATCTCTTCTGCCACCTTATATTGTGAATGCAATTTCTTTTGCAACAGGCGTAGAAGTGTAA
- a CDS encoding sterol desaturase family protein codes for MLTITLSIFVFCFILERIFTGWKLPDVKTWHIRVLAINILQLGIVTLAGYTWEKWLAAVSVFNLSDHVGPWMGGFVAYFFATFIFYWWHRARHESDFLWRYFHQIHHSPQRLEVITSFYKHPQEMLVNSILGSLIVFTFLGLSVEAGAVYTLFTALGEFFYHTNIRTPQWMGYIFQRPEMHRIHHEYNKHKNNYGDFVFWDMMFGTYENPKEWNGSCGFDDEKEQRLKDMLLLRDVHKG; via the coding sequence ATGCTCACGATCACTTTATCAATATTCGTATTCTGCTTTATTCTTGAACGAATCTTTACGGGCTGGAAGTTACCGGACGTAAAAACCTGGCACATCCGAGTCCTTGCGATCAACATCCTGCAACTAGGTATCGTCACACTTGCGGGATACACCTGGGAAAAATGGCTTGCTGCCGTTTCAGTGTTTAATTTATCCGATCACGTGGGTCCCTGGATGGGAGGCTTCGTCGCCTACTTCTTTGCGACATTTATATTTTACTGGTGGCACCGTGCAAGGCACGAATCAGATTTCCTATGGAGATACTTTCACCAAATCCACCACAGCCCGCAACGCCTGGAAGTCATCACTTCATTTTATAAGCATCCCCAAGAGATGTTGGTGAATTCCATCTTGGGAAGTCTGATCGTATTTACGTTCTTAGGCTTAAGTGTTGAAGCAGGTGCGGTCTATACCCTTTTCACAGCCTTGGGCGAGTTCTTCTATCACACCAATATCAGAACACCACAGTGGATGGGATACATCTTCCAACGCCCAGAAATGCATCGAATTCATCATGAATATAATAAGCATAAGAACAATTACGGCGACTTTGTCTTTTGGGACATGATGTTTGGAACTTATGAAAATCCTAAAGAGTGGAATGGCAGTTGTGGTTTTGATGATGAGAAGGAGCAACGTCTAAAAGATATGCTTCTACTTCGGGATGTTCATAAAGGATGA
- a CDS encoding YiiX/YebB-like N1pC/P60 family cysteine hydrolase, giving the protein MKYVFFLVWFFASIVNAGDIAYQSGDLIFQSSSSKQSYAIMWASKSLYSHVGIIEVDGDKIYVLEAISRVSRTPLNEWIARGRFGRYSVFRYKNLDSDKRVEIVNNAKDLLGRRYDLYFTSKNKEIYCSELVDIAFGKAGVSVGKKQKVKELDINNLVVRKLVERRWRRHPVCKDVVKTFEECWRLMLEDELITPESLAEDVHLEKVWSNYP; this is encoded by the coding sequence ATGAAATATGTTTTTTTCTTGGTATGGTTTTTTGCTTCGATTGTTAATGCCGGTGATATTGCGTATCAGTCTGGCGATTTGATTTTCCAATCTTCAAGTTCCAAACAGTCCTACGCAATCATGTGGGCGAGTAAGAGTCTTTATAGCCATGTGGGTATTATCGAAGTGGATGGGGATAAGATTTATGTGCTTGAGGCGATCTCTCGAGTCAGTCGTACTCCGTTAAATGAGTGGATTGCGCGTGGGCGCTTTGGACGTTATTCGGTCTTTCGCTATAAGAATTTGGATTCAGATAAACGAGTCGAGATTGTGAACAACGCAAAAGATCTTTTGGGTCGTCGGTATGATTTATACTTCACTTCTAAGAATAAAGAAATTTACTGTAGTGAGCTTGTTGATATAGCTTTTGGTAAAGCTGGAGTGAGTGTCGGTAAGAAGCAGAAGGTGAAAGAGTTGGATATTAATAATCTGGTAGTTCGGAAGCTGGTAGAGAGGCGTTGGCGTCGTCATCCGGTTTGTAAAGATGTGGTAAAGACTTTTGAGGAGTGCTGGAGACTGATGCTAGAAGATGAATTGATTACGCCGGAGAGTTTGGCGGAGGATGTTCATTTGGAGAAGGTTTGGTCGAATTATCCTTAA
- a CDS encoding LysR family transcriptional regulator: MLDLNAVMIFTRVVKASSFSKAASELGVTKSTISKKISELETHLGTTLLKRTTRSLILTDMGRQFFDQASKGLSEIKEASELAQASSLEPQGNLRITAPGDFAPSIVAPLLAGFLDKFPKVSVEMVLTDRILDLVSDNIDVAIRVGKLSDSSLRARKIGRDVFKFLVSPSYAKKMKDLKHPSDLERYKCLLFAPKAELKKFHIRAGNNRHVYEAKPAFVANNVLSVKSLVIEGGGVALLPVSTCREELQNKSLQVVLPDWTLDDAPVHLVYQKHLFTPPKVQAFVSYMEPALKPFFEPI; the protein is encoded by the coding sequence ATGCTGGATTTAAATGCGGTGATGATCTTTACCAGAGTCGTGAAGGCTTCAAGCTTTTCCAAAGCGGCCTCTGAGCTCGGGGTGACTAAATCAACAATCTCAAAAAAGATCTCTGAACTTGAAACGCATTTAGGAACGACACTTCTTAAACGAACCACTCGCAGTTTGATTCTGACGGATATGGGCCGCCAATTCTTTGATCAGGCCTCTAAAGGGTTGTCTGAAATTAAAGAGGCCTCTGAGTTAGCCCAAGCTTCTAGTCTTGAGCCTCAGGGTAATTTACGTATTACAGCGCCTGGCGATTTCGCGCCCAGTATTGTGGCTCCATTACTTGCAGGGTTTTTAGATAAGTTTCCAAAGGTTTCTGTTGAGATGGTTTTAACGGATCGTATTTTAGATTTAGTCAGTGATAATATCGACGTCGCGATCCGTGTGGGTAAATTAAGTGACTCGTCTTTAAGAGCCCGTAAAATCGGGCGCGATGTTTTTAAGTTTTTAGTGTCGCCAAGCTATGCAAAGAAAATGAAAGACTTAAAACACCCTTCGGATCTTGAAAGATACAAATGCCTTTTGTTCGCTCCCAAAGCAGAGCTTAAGAAATTTCACATCCGCGCGGGGAACAATCGCCATGTGTATGAGGCCAAACCTGCATTTGTCGCCAATAACGTATTGTCGGTAAAGTCATTGGTGATCGAAGGTGGGGGAGTGGCTTTGTTGCCAGTCTCAACATGTCGCGAGGAGCTTCAGAATAAATCGTTGCAGGTGGTGTTACCTGATTGGACATTGGATGATGCTCCTGTGCACTTGGTTTATCAGAAGCACTTGTTCACGCCGCCCAAGGTGCAGGCTTTTGTTTCTTATATGGAGCCTGCGCTTAAACCATTCTTTGAGCCGATTTAA
- a CDS encoding M28 family peptidase, producing the protein MNKYVSKSFLITFVGGLFVMWLGVFIYLRNPVLPSFGSADRVAVSKENLERHVRFLSEMSPPRSYRNPFSMRAAENYIRKELESYGYEVMLQEVNSYKETYHNVIARYGDKDAKELIVVGAHYDVVDDKVSPGADDNASGVAGLLEVARLLKAQKRELPSAIELVAYTLEEPPFFGDHSMGSAYHADQLKLDGFTVKLMIAIEMIGYYSDSWFSQKFPIGLLYGFYPWTGNFISIVASPMEREVVREFKSAMSAGASVPVYSINAPSMVEGVDFSDHRSYWAHDWPALMITDTSFYRNTEYHKSGDTADRLDYLKMADVVGGVLGAIKKSAELK; encoded by the coding sequence ATGAATAAGTACGTATCGAAATCCTTTCTTATTACTTTCGTTGGTGGTCTGTTCGTTATGTGGCTCGGGGTGTTCATTTACTTGCGAAATCCTGTATTGCCTAGCTTTGGTTCGGCGGATCGAGTTGCTGTTAGTAAAGAGAACCTTGAACGCCATGTGCGCTTCCTTTCTGAAATGTCTCCGCCACGTTCTTACAGAAATCCATTCTCCATGCGAGCTGCGGAAAATTATATCCGTAAGGAACTGGAGAGTTATGGATACGAAGTTATGCTTCAAGAAGTTAATTCCTATAAAGAGACTTATCACAATGTCATTGCTCGTTACGGCGATAAGGATGCGAAAGAACTGATTGTCGTTGGTGCGCACTATGATGTTGTTGACGATAAAGTCAGTCCCGGTGCTGATGATAATGCAAGTGGGGTGGCAGGGCTTTTGGAAGTGGCTCGTCTTTTAAAAGCGCAGAAGCGTGAGTTACCTAGTGCGATTGAGTTGGTGGCTTATACCTTAGAGGAACCTCCGTTCTTTGGTGATCACAGCATGGGGAGTGCTTATCATGCGGATCAGTTAAAGCTTGATGGCTTTACTGTGAAGTTGATGATCGCGATTGAGATGATTGGTTATTACTCTGATTCTTGGTTTTCTCAGAAGTTTCCGATCGGGTTGCTTTATGGATTTTATCCTTGGACGGGGAATTTTATTTCTATTGTCGCAAGTCCCATGGAGCGTGAGGTTGTGCGTGAGTTTAAATCTGCGATGAGCGCGGGGGCTTCTGTTCCGGTTTACTCTATTAACGCACCATCAATGGTTGAAGGGGTGGATTTTTCCGATCATCGCAGTTACTGGGCGCATGATTGGCCGGCATTGATGATTACGGATACTTCGTTTTATCGGAATACGGAGTATCACAAGTCTGGGGATACTGCGGATCGGTTGGACTATCTGAAGATGGCGGATGTTGTGGGTGGGGTTTTGGGGGCGATTAAGAAATCTGCGGAGTTGAAGTGA
- a CDS encoding UvrD-helicase domain-containing protein — translation MNLTDMIEITDKDINNLESTENLQFDVTRRDILRSLESLDIQACPGSGKTTLIAAKLILLAERWHFKHSGVCVLSHTNVAKDEIIARIEKSASINARKLLGYPHFIGTIQEFVNRFIGLPEIRSSGIDVRYVDDDACIEFMNSKLSRGTKIFVESRFINFKKFGLTYTEGRIGFDFRINAGPETPSYKELWNARSELNNQGLFFYRDMFIYAEKLITESAQVSKFLRRRFPYVLVDEMQDTLLHQDELISKIFVNDETPSVLQRFGDPDQEIYGISGVDRPNVSYNSKTIDQMYGACAVVDSNRFSKSIADKISGLSKNKVPLRSAFSPSKILIASELQKGNSDFGHTIILYDDHSILKVLPSFVEIILNNFKVTENLILKAVGGNGSENSAFTIRNYFPTYDSISQNSATHDYLIDAIRQFVFFGSSSDVADAILKLLRISKIKDANDKNFTLKTLEDFLNANNDLETYRKLMFEACRKVANNISKDEWDSFASSLMRILKITSKPNFLLFRHSRTGESPTQRANLYCENDVEVTIGTIHSVKGETHDATLILETKNGQFDVSSLLPWLVNSARPVPAQAKKLKFMKELYVAMSRPKHLLCIAINKSNISDGKLMETLRCDPYNWKILDLTLNPEEKR, via the coding sequence ATGAATCTCACAGACATGATTGAAATTACGGACAAAGATATCAACAATCTGGAATCTACAGAAAATTTGCAGTTCGATGTCACCCGGCGAGATATTTTGCGGTCTCTTGAGTCACTTGATATTCAAGCTTGTCCTGGAAGTGGTAAAACGACTCTAATCGCTGCCAAGCTTATTTTGCTTGCCGAAAGGTGGCATTTTAAGCATTCAGGTGTATGTGTTTTATCTCATACGAATGTCGCTAAAGACGAAATCATTGCGAGGATAGAAAAATCCGCCTCAATAAATGCTCGTAAATTGTTGGGGTATCCACATTTCATCGGAACTATTCAGGAGTTTGTAAACAGGTTTATTGGACTTCCTGAAATTCGCTCGAGTGGAATTGACGTCAGATACGTCGATGATGACGCCTGTATTGAGTTTATGAACTCAAAGTTATCAAGAGGAACAAAGATTTTTGTTGAGAGTAGATTTATAAATTTTAAAAAATTTGGGCTTACATATACTGAGGGAAGAATCGGATTTGACTTCAGAATCAATGCCGGTCCCGAAACACCTAGCTATAAAGAGCTCTGGAATGCTCGATCTGAACTGAATAACCAAGGACTTTTTTTTTATAGGGACATGTTTATTTACGCTGAGAAGTTGATAACAGAGAGTGCGCAAGTTTCCAAATTTTTGAGAAGACGATTTCCGTATGTTCTTGTAGATGAAATGCAAGACACTTTACTTCATCAGGATGAATTGATAAGCAAAATATTTGTAAACGACGAGACCCCTTCTGTGCTTCAAAGATTTGGGGATCCCGACCAGGAGATATATGGTATTAGTGGGGTAGATCGGCCAAATGTATCGTACAACTCAAAGACAATTGACCAGATGTATGGAGCGTGCGCGGTGGTTGATAGTAATCGATTTTCAAAATCGATAGCGGACAAAATTTCTGGATTGAGTAAAAATAAAGTTCCATTGAGATCAGCATTTTCGCCGTCAAAAATTCTAATCGCCAGTGAGCTTCAAAAGGGGAATTCAGATTTCGGGCATACTATTATTCTGTACGACGATCACTCTATATTGAAGGTACTACCTTCATTTGTTGAAATTATATTAAATAATTTCAAAGTGACGGAAAATTTGATTCTTAAGGCGGTTGGTGGGAATGGCAGTGAAAACAGTGCGTTCACTATTCGAAATTACTTTCCGACCTACGATTCAATTTCGCAGAATAGTGCTACTCATGATTATTTGATCGATGCCATTAGGCAATTTGTATTTTTTGGTTCCTCATCTGACGTCGCTGATGCCATTTTGAAGTTGTTGAGAATTTCAAAAATTAAAGATGCGAACGATAAGAATTTCACGCTAAAAACGTTAGAAGACTTTTTAAATGCTAATAATGACCTTGAGACATATAGAAAGTTAATGTTCGAAGCGTGCCGTAAAGTTGCCAATAATATTAGCAAAGATGAATGGGATAGCTTCGCAAGCTCCCTCATGAGAATACTTAAAATTACCTCTAAGCCTAACTTTCTTTTATTCCGTCATTCACGGACTGGTGAGTCACCTACTCAACGAGCGAATTTGTATTGCGAAAACGACGTCGAGGTTACTATTGGAACTATACACTCAGTTAAGGGCGAAACGCATGATGCGACACTTATTCTCGAGACTAAAAATGGACAATTTGATGTGTCTTCTTTGTTGCCGTGGTTGGTTAATTCGGCAAGGCCGGTCCCAGCGCAGGCAAAAAAATTAAAATTTATGAAGGAGTTGTATGTAGCCATGAGTCGTCCAAAGCATTTGCTCTGCATTGCAATTAATAAATCAAATATCTCAGATGGTAAACTAATGGAGACGTTGCGGTGTGATCCGTATAATTGGAAGATTTTGGACTTAACGCTGAATCCTGAGGAAAAAAGGTAG